The Candidatus Culexarchaeum yellowstonense genome includes a window with the following:
- a CDS encoding FYDLN acid domain-containing protein, translated as MPKARCPICDEMIDLGEKPHVGDVIECPSCGVSLSIEQKGRRWSLKIVEEEEEEEEEWEEEELEEEEWEEEEEELEEEEEEEEEEGEEEEEW; from the coding sequence ATGCCCAAAGCCAGATGTCCAATATGCGATGAAATGATAGACCTAGGAGAAAAGCCACATGTAGGAGACGTAATAGAGTGCCCATCCTGCGGAGTATCACTATCCATAGAACAAAAAGGACGTAGATGGAGCTTGAAAATAGTAGAAGAAGAGGAAGAAGAAGAGGAAGAGTGGGAAGAAGAGGAACTAGAGGAAGAAGAGTGGGAGGAAGAAGAGGAGGAACTAGAGGAAGAGGAAGAAGAGGAAGAGGAGGAGGGGGAGGAAGAAGAGGAATGGTGA